In the genome of Myxococcus stipitatus, one region contains:
- the lon gene encoding endopeptidase La, with the protein MFFGRDDKKEAQKRGLTVPLLPLRDIIVFPHMVVPLFVGREKSIAALKDAMAHKGPDDKAVILLAAQKKAKTNDPSPDDIFHFGTMGHVIQLLPLPDGTVKVLVEGVRRAKVKKFHPNDAFFMVEVEEVEEQTEKSVELEALVRSVHSVFEAFVKLNKRIPPEMLMQVASIDDPARLADTIVAHLSLKLNDKQALLETESPAKRLEKLYELMQGEIEILQVEKKIRTRVKKQMEKTQKEYYLNEQMQAIQKELGERDEFKNEIQEIEEKLKNKRMSKEATLKVKKELKKLRMMSPMSAEATVVRNYIDWIISLPWYDETQDRLDVTEAETVLNEDHYGLKKPKERILEYLAVQQLVKKLKGPVLCFVGPPGVGKTSLARSIARATGRKFVRLSLGGVRDEAEIRGHRRTYIGAMPGKLIQSLKKAGSNNPVFLLDEIDKMSTDFRGDPSAALLEVLDPEQNHNFNDHYLDLDYDLSKVMFICTANTMHNIPGPLQDRMEVIRIAGYTEPEKLSIARRYLIPKEQEANGLSDIKVDFSNEALRTIIHRYTRESGVRSLEREIGGVYRKIARDVLKNGKRDIEVDRKMAMKFLGTPRYRYGVAEREDQVGIVTGLAWTELGGEILTTEATVMPGKGKLIITGKLGEVMQESAQAAMSYVRSRAERFGIDRKVFENYDIHVHLPEGAIPKDGPSAGVTICTALVSALTRVLIRRDVAMTGEITLRGRVLPIGGLKEKTLAAHRAGIKTVLIPKANKKDLKDIPLKIRKQLRIVPVEFVDDVLREALVLEKPEEFGRKPVSDGLKSPSAAETPSAPAPAPA; encoded by the coding sequence ATGTTCTTCGGACGTGACGACAAGAAGGAAGCCCAGAAGCGGGGACTCACCGTCCCGCTCTTGCCCCTTCGGGACATCATCGTGTTCCCGCACATGGTGGTTCCGCTGTTCGTCGGCCGGGAGAAGTCCATCGCGGCGTTGAAGGATGCGATGGCGCACAAGGGGCCGGACGACAAGGCCGTCATCCTGCTGGCCGCCCAGAAGAAGGCCAAGACGAACGACCCCTCTCCCGACGACATCTTCCACTTCGGAACCATGGGCCACGTCATCCAGCTCCTGCCGCTGCCAGACGGCACGGTGAAGGTGCTGGTGGAAGGCGTGCGCCGGGCGAAGGTGAAGAAGTTCCACCCCAACGACGCCTTCTTCATGGTGGAAGTGGAGGAGGTGGAGGAGCAGACGGAGAAGAGCGTGGAGCTGGAGGCGCTGGTTCGCAGCGTCCACTCCGTGTTCGAGGCCTTCGTCAAACTCAACAAGCGCATCCCGCCCGAGATGCTGATGCAGGTGGCCAGCATCGATGACCCGGCGCGGCTCGCGGACACCATCGTCGCGCACCTGTCGTTGAAGCTGAACGACAAGCAGGCGCTGCTCGAGACGGAGTCTCCGGCGAAGCGGCTGGAGAAGCTCTACGAGCTGATGCAGGGCGAAATCGAGATTCTCCAGGTGGAGAAGAAGATTCGCACGCGCGTCAAGAAGCAGATGGAGAAGACCCAGAAGGAGTACTACCTGAATGAGCAGATGCAGGCCATTCAGAAGGAGCTGGGTGAGCGCGACGAGTTCAAGAACGAGATCCAGGAGATTGAAGAGAAGCTGAAGAACAAGCGGATGAGCAAGGAGGCCACGCTCAAGGTCAAGAAGGAGCTGAAGAAGCTCCGGATGATGAGCCCGATGAGCGCCGAGGCCACCGTCGTCCGCAACTACATCGACTGGATCATCAGCCTCCCCTGGTACGACGAGACGCAGGACCGGCTCGACGTGACGGAAGCGGAGACGGTGCTCAACGAGGACCACTACGGCTTGAAGAAGCCGAAGGAGCGCATCCTCGAGTACCTGGCGGTGCAGCAGCTGGTGAAGAAGCTCAAGGGCCCCGTGCTGTGTTTCGTGGGGCCTCCGGGCGTGGGCAAGACGTCGCTGGCGCGCTCGATTGCTCGGGCGACGGGCCGCAAGTTCGTGCGCCTGTCCTTGGGCGGTGTGCGTGACGAGGCCGAGATTCGCGGCCACCGGCGCACGTACATCGGCGCGATGCCGGGCAAGCTCATCCAGTCGCTGAAGAAGGCGGGCAGCAACAACCCCGTCTTCCTGCTCGACGAAATCGACAAGATGTCCACGGACTTCCGAGGCGACCCGAGCGCGGCGCTGCTGGAGGTGCTGGACCCCGAGCAGAACCACAACTTCAACGACCACTACCTGGACCTCGACTACGACCTGTCCAAGGTGATGTTCATCTGCACCGCGAACACGATGCACAACATCCCCGGTCCGCTGCAGGACCGCATGGAGGTGATTCGCATCGCGGGGTACACCGAGCCGGAGAAGCTCTCCATCGCGCGGCGCTACCTCATCCCGAAGGAGCAGGAGGCCAACGGGCTGTCGGACATCAAGGTCGACTTCAGCAACGAGGCGCTGAGGACCATCATCCACCGGTACACCCGTGAGTCCGGCGTTCGCTCGCTGGAGCGCGAGATTGGCGGCGTCTACCGGAAGATTGCCCGCGACGTGCTGAAGAACGGCAAGCGGGACATCGAGGTGGACCGGAAGATGGCCATGAAGTTCCTGGGCACCCCGCGCTACCGCTACGGCGTGGCGGAGCGGGAGGACCAGGTGGGCATCGTCACGGGCCTGGCGTGGACGGAGCTGGGCGGTGAAATCCTCACCACCGAGGCCACCGTCATGCCGGGCAAGGGCAAGCTCATCATCACCGGCAAGCTGGGTGAGGTGATGCAGGAGTCCGCCCAGGCGGCCATGTCCTACGTGCGCAGCCGCGCCGAGCGCTTCGGCATCGACCGCAAGGTGTTCGAGAACTACGACATCCACGTGCACCTGCCCGAGGGCGCGATTCCCAAGGACGGCCCATCCGCGGGTGTCACCATCTGCACGGCGCTGGTGAGCGCGCTCACGCGCGTGCTCATCCGTCGCGATGTCGCGATGACGGGTGAAATCACCCTGCGCGGGCGGGTGCTGCCCATCGGCGGCTTGAAGGAGAAGACCCTGGCGGCGCACCGGGCGGGCATCAAGACGGTGCTCATCCCGAAGGCCAACAAGAAGGACCTGAAGGACATCCCGCTGAAGATTCGCAAGCAGCTGCGCATCGTCCCGGTGGAGTTCGTGGACGACGTGCTGCGCGAGGCCCTGGTGCTGGAGAAGCCCGAGGAGTTCGGCCGCAAGCCGGTCTCCGACGGACTCAAGAGCCCCTCGGCCGCGGAGACGCCGTCCGCGCCCGCTCCGGCGCCGGCGTAG
- a CDS encoding prolyl oligopeptidase family serine peptidase yields MSYPATRVDAVVDTLHGVQVPDAYRWLEDEKAPEVQAWMKAQDAFTRSALAGSPVRDSLVKRFRELFYVDSISIPRKRSGRYFYSRTHKDKEKAVLYWRDGEKGVEKVLLDPNGWSADGSISLGTWEPSWDGKKVVFARKPNAADEAVLHVVDVDSGQWSQVDVIEGAKYAAPRWTPDSQGFYYEWLPTDPSIPVDARPGYTSLRFHVLGKSPSSDALVHPHTGDPTTFLSGDLSRDGKFLFVYILRGWSENDVYWKRPGEKDFRLLVKGEGAKYSVQAWKGRFYVTTDEGAPRQRVFEVDPAKPERAAWKEIVPEDPVASLQAATIVGEHLALEYMKDATTQVRVATLRGTPVRQVELPGVGAASNLVGLEDEDDAYFVFTSFTTPRQVFKTSVKSGKSELWAKVELPVDPSAYQVEQVFYPSKDGTRVPMFVVYRKGLKRDGTAPTLLYGYGGFNVNMEANFRASILPWLDAGGVYAVANLRGGGEYGKDWHEAGRLARKQNVFDDFHAAGEYLVREKFTQARRLAIQGGSNGGLLVGAAMTQRPELYGAVVCQVPLLDMVRYHLFGSGRTWITEYGTAEKADDFKTLHAYSPYHHVQADVRYPALLMMSADHDDRVDPLHARKFVAAVQNAAGNQAPALLRIEVNAGHGGADQVAKSIESSADMYAFLFKVLEVGGLQGGEAAQGR; encoded by the coding sequence ATGTCATACCCGGCGACACGGGTGGACGCGGTGGTGGACACGCTGCATGGCGTGCAGGTGCCGGATGCCTACCGCTGGCTCGAGGACGAGAAGGCCCCGGAGGTGCAGGCCTGGATGAAGGCGCAGGATGCCTTCACGCGCTCGGCGCTGGCGGGCTCGCCCGTCCGGGACTCGCTGGTGAAGCGCTTCCGCGAGCTGTTCTACGTGGACTCCATTTCCATCCCCCGGAAGCGCTCGGGCCGTTACTTCTACTCGCGCACGCACAAGGACAAGGAGAAGGCCGTCCTCTACTGGCGTGACGGAGAGAAGGGCGTGGAGAAGGTCCTGCTGGACCCCAATGGCTGGAGCGCGGATGGCTCCATCTCCCTGGGCACCTGGGAGCCGTCGTGGGACGGCAAGAAGGTGGTCTTCGCGCGCAAGCCCAACGCGGCCGATGAGGCGGTGCTGCACGTGGTGGACGTGGACTCGGGCCAGTGGTCCCAGGTGGACGTCATCGAGGGCGCCAAGTACGCGGCGCCCCGGTGGACGCCGGACAGCCAGGGCTTCTATTACGAGTGGCTGCCCACGGACCCCTCCATCCCCGTGGACGCGCGCCCCGGCTACACCTCGCTGCGCTTCCACGTGCTGGGCAAGAGCCCCAGCTCGGATGCGCTGGTGCACCCGCACACGGGGGACCCGACGACGTTCCTCTCCGGCGACCTGAGCCGCGATGGAAAGTTCCTCTTCGTCTACATCCTCCGAGGCTGGAGCGAGAACGACGTCTACTGGAAGCGGCCGGGCGAGAAGGACTTCCGCCTGCTCGTGAAGGGGGAGGGCGCCAAGTACAGCGTCCAGGCCTGGAAGGGCCGCTTCTACGTCACCACGGACGAGGGGGCGCCCCGTCAGCGCGTCTTCGAGGTGGACCCGGCGAAGCCCGAGCGCGCCGCGTGGAAGGAGATCGTCCCCGAGGACCCGGTGGCCTCGCTCCAGGCGGCGACCATCGTCGGGGAGCATCTGGCGCTGGAGTACATGAAGGACGCCACCACGCAGGTCCGCGTGGCGACGCTGCGGGGCACCCCCGTGCGTCAGGTGGAGCTGCCCGGCGTGGGCGCCGCCTCCAACCTGGTGGGGCTGGAGGACGAGGACGACGCGTACTTCGTCTTCACCTCCTTCACCACGCCCCGGCAGGTCTTCAAGACGTCGGTGAAGAGCGGCAAGTCGGAGCTGTGGGCCAAGGTGGAGCTGCCCGTGGACCCGTCGGCCTACCAGGTGGAGCAGGTCTTCTACCCGTCCAAGGACGGCACCCGTGTCCCCATGTTCGTGGTGTACCGCAAGGGCCTGAAGCGCGACGGCACCGCGCCCACGCTCCTGTACGGGTACGGCGGCTTCAACGTGAACATGGAGGCCAACTTCCGGGCCAGCATCCTGCCCTGGCTGGACGCGGGCGGCGTGTACGCGGTGGCCAACCTGCGCGGGGGCGGCGAGTACGGCAAGGACTGGCATGAGGCCGGACGCCTGGCTCGCAAGCAGAACGTCTTCGACGACTTCCACGCCGCGGGCGAGTACCTGGTGCGTGAGAAGTTCACCCAGGCCCGGCGCCTGGCCATCCAGGGCGGCAGCAACGGCGGCCTCCTCGTGGGGGCGGCCATGACTCAGCGCCCGGAGCTGTACGGGGCGGTGGTGTGCCAGGTCCCCTTGCTGGACATGGTCCGCTACCATCTCTTCGGCAGCGGCCGGACGTGGATCACCGAGTACGGGACGGCGGAGAAGGCCGACGACTTCAAGACGCTGCACGCCTACTCGCCCTACCACCACGTCCAGGCGGACGTGCGCTACCCCGCGCTGCTGATGATGTCCGCGGACCACGACGACCGGGTGGACCCGCTGCACGCGCGCAAGTTCGTCGCGGCGGTGCAGAACGCGGCGGGCAACCAGGCCCCCGCGCTCCTGCGCATTGAAGTCAACGCGGGACATGGTGGCGCGGACCAGGTGGCCAAGAGCATTGAATCCTCCGCGGACATGTACGCGTTTCTTTTCAAGGTGTTGGAGGTTGGTGGGCTCCAGGGTGGGGAGGCAGCGCAGGGGCGCTGA